The following proteins are co-located in the Corynebacterium aquilae DSM 44791 genome:
- the rpsL gene encoding 30S ribosomal protein S12: protein MPTIQQLVRKGRHDKTAKVKTAALKGSPQRRGVCTRVYTTTPKKPNSALRKVARVRLTSGIEVSAYIPGEGHNLQEHSMVLVRGGRVKDLPGVRYKIIRGTLDTQGVKDRKQARSRYGAKKEK, encoded by the coding sequence ATGCCTACTATTCAGCAGCTGGTCCGTAAGGGCCGCCACGATAAGACCGCTAAGGTCAAGACTGCGGCCCTGAAGGGCTCCCCGCAGCGTCGTGGTGTGTGCACCCGTGTGTACACCACCACCCCGAAGAAGCCGAACTCCGCTCTCCGTAAGGTTGCCCGTGTGCGCCTGACCTCCGGTATTGAGGTTTCCGCATACATTCCGGGCGAGGGCCACAACCTGCAGGAGCACTCCATGGTGCTCGTGCGTGGTGGTCGTGTGAAGGACCTTCCCGGTGTCCGTTACAAGATCATCCGCGGCACCCTCGACACCCAGGGTGTCAAGGACCGCAAGCAGGCCCGCTCCCGCTACGGCGCCAAGAAGGAGAAGTAA
- the rpsG gene encoding 30S ribosomal protein S7: protein MRKGAAPKRPVVKDPVYGSEVVTQLVNKVLLDGKKSTAERIVYGALEMCREKTGTDPVGTLDKALGNIKPDLEVRSRRVGGATYQVPVEVRPGRANTLALRWLVNFTRQRRENTMTERLANEILDAANGLGASVKRREDTHKMAEANRAFAHYRW from the coding sequence ATGCGTAAAGGTGCAGCCCCGAAGCGCCCCGTCGTCAAGGACCCGGTGTACGGCTCTGAGGTCGTGACCCAGCTGGTCAACAAGGTCCTGCTGGACGGCAAGAAGTCCACCGCCGAGCGCATCGTCTACGGTGCCCTCGAAATGTGCCGCGAGAAGACCGGTACCGACCCGGTCGGTACCCTCGACAAGGCTCTGGGCAACATCAAGCCCGACCTCGAGGTCCGCTCCCGCCGTGTTGGTGGCGCCACCTACCAGGTTCCGGTTGAGGTTCGCCCCGGCCGTGCAAACACCCTGGCTCTGCGTTGGTTGGTGAACTTCACCCGCCAGCGTCGCGAGAACACCATGACTGAGCGTCTCGCCAACGAGATCCTCGATGCCGCTAACGGCCTCGGCGCTTCCGTGAAGCGTCGCGAGGACACCCACAAGATGGCCGAAGCCAACCGCGCTTTCGCCCACTACCGCTGGTAA
- the fusA gene encoding elongation factor G, with product MAQEVLKDLKKVRNIGIMAHIDAGKTTATERILFYTGINRKVGETHDGASTTDWMEQEKERGITITSAAVTCFWNGNQINIIDTPGHVDFTVEVERSLRVLDGAVAVFDGKEGVEPQSEQVWRQAAKYDVPRICFVNKMDKMGADFYFTVQTIIDRLGAKPLVMQLPIGAEDDFDGVVDLIEMKAITWRGKVEVGADATIEEIPADLADKAAEYREKLLETVAESDEELMEKYFGGEELTTEEIKAAIRKMTVASEVYPVLCGSAYKNKGIQPLLDAVIDYLPTPLDIGEVHGHAVGDDTTELTRKPSVEEPFAALAFKIAAHPFFGKLTFVRVYSGVVEPGAQVANSTKGKKERIGKLFQMHANKENPVDEARAGNIYAFIGLKDTTTGDTLCDPNNQIILESMDFPDPVIEVAIEPKTKADQEKLSNAIQKLAEEDPTFTVKLDEETGQTVIGGMGELHLDVLVDRMKREFKVEANVGAPQVAYRETIRKPVEKLEYTHKKQTGGSGQFARVIIAIEPYAPDADSLEEGESAIYKFENAVTGGRIPKEYIPSVDAGIQDAMQYGYLAGFPLVNIKATVLDGAYHEVDSSEMAFKVAGSQALKEAVAKAKPVLLEPVMAVEITTPEEYMGEVIGDVNSRRGQVQAMEDRAGAKLVKAKVPLSQMFGYVGDLRSKTQGRANYSMIFDSYAEVPANVATDIIAERNGTAN from the coding sequence GTGGCACAAGAAGTGCTTAAGGACCTCAAGAAGGTTCGCAACATCGGCATCATGGCCCACATCGATGCCGGTAAGACCACCGCTACCGAGCGCATCCTCTTCTACACCGGTATCAACCGTAAGGTCGGCGAGACCCACGACGGTGCCTCGACCACCGACTGGATGGAGCAGGAGAAGGAGCGCGGTATCACCATTACCTCCGCTGCTGTCACCTGTTTCTGGAACGGTAACCAGATCAACATCATCGACACCCCCGGCCACGTCGACTTCACCGTCGAGGTCGAGCGTTCCCTGCGTGTCCTCGACGGCGCAGTCGCCGTCTTCGACGGCAAGGAAGGCGTTGAGCCGCAGTCCGAGCAGGTGTGGCGTCAGGCTGCCAAGTACGACGTCCCGCGTATCTGCTTCGTCAACAAGATGGACAAGATGGGTGCAGACTTCTACTTCACCGTCCAGACCATCATTGACCGCCTCGGCGCTAAGCCGTTGGTTATGCAGCTGCCGATCGGCGCTGAGGATGACTTCGACGGCGTCGTCGACCTCATCGAGATGAAGGCCATCACCTGGCGCGGCAAGGTCGAGGTTGGCGCTGACGCCACCATCGAAGAGATCCCCGCCGACCTGGCCGACAAGGCTGCTGAGTACCGCGAGAAGCTCCTCGAGACCGTTGCCGAGTCCGACGAAGAGCTCATGGAGAAGTACTTCGGCGGCGAAGAGCTGACCACCGAGGAAATCAAGGCTGCCATCCGCAAGATGACCGTCGCTTCCGAGGTCTACCCCGTTCTGTGTGGCTCCGCCTACAAGAACAAGGGCATCCAGCCGCTGCTCGACGCAGTCATCGACTACCTCCCGACCCCGCTGGACATCGGCGAGGTTCACGGCCACGCTGTCGGCGACGACACCACCGAGCTGACCCGTAAGCCCTCTGTTGAGGAGCCCTTCGCAGCTCTGGCCTTCAAGATTGCCGCTCACCCCTTCTTCGGCAAGCTGACCTTCGTCCGCGTGTACTCCGGTGTCGTTGAGCCGGGCGCACAGGTGGCTAACTCCACCAAGGGTAAGAAGGAGCGCATCGGCAAGCTGTTCCAGATGCACGCCAACAAGGAGAACCCGGTCGACGAGGCACGCGCAGGTAACATCTACGCGTTCATCGGCCTGAAGGACACCACCACCGGTGACACCCTGTGTGACCCCAACAACCAGATCATCCTGGAGTCCATGGACTTCCCGGATCCGGTGATCGAGGTCGCTATCGAGCCGAAGACCAAGGCCGACCAGGAGAAGCTGTCCAACGCTATCCAGAAGCTGGCCGAAGAGGACCCGACCTTCACCGTCAAGCTCGACGAGGAAACCGGCCAGACCGTCATCGGCGGCATGGGCGAGCTCCACCTCGACGTCCTGGTTGACCGCATGAAGCGCGAATTCAAGGTCGAGGCAAACGTGGGTGCCCCGCAGGTTGCTTACCGCGAGACCATCCGCAAGCCCGTCGAGAAGCTCGAATACACCCACAAGAAGCAGACCGGTGGTTCCGGTCAGTTCGCTCGCGTTATCATCGCGATCGAGCCCTACGCTCCGGATGCAGACTCCCTCGAAGAGGGCGAGTCCGCTATCTACAAGTTCGAGAACGCCGTCACCGGTGGTCGCATCCCGAAGGAATACATTCCTTCCGTCGACGCTGGTATCCAGGACGCAATGCAGTACGGCTACCTGGCTGGCTTCCCGCTCGTCAACATCAAGGCCACCGTCCTCGACGGTGCATACCACGAAGTTGACTCCTCCGAAATGGCCTTCAAGGTTGCTGGTTCCCAGGCCCTGAAGGAAGCTGTCGCCAAGGCAAAGCCGGTCCTGCTGGAGCCGGTCATGGCCGTGGAGATCACCACCCCCGAGGAGTACATGGGCGAGGTTATCGGCGACGTGAACTCCCGCCGTGGCCAGGTTCAGGCCATGGAAGACCGCGCCGGCGCCAAGCTGGTCAAGGCTAAGGTTCCGCTGTCCCAGATGTTCGGCTACGTCGGCGACCTGCGTTCCAAGACTCAGGGTCGTGCGAACTACTCCATGATCTTCGACTCCTACGCCGAGGTTCCGGCCAACGTTGCTACCGACATCATCGCCGAGCGCAACGGCACCGCTAACTAA
- the tuf gene encoding elongation factor Tu, whose amino-acid sequence MAKAKFERTKPHVNIGTIGHVDHGKTTLTAAITKVLADEYPDLNQAFAFDSIDKAPEEKERGITINISHVEYQTEKRHYAHVDAPGHADYIKNMITGAAQMDGAILVVAATDGPMPQTREHVLLARQVGVPYILVALNKCDSPDVDEEMIELVEMEVREMLAEQDFDEEAPIIQVSALKALEGDPEWTAKIVELMQACDDSIPDPVRETDKPFLMPIEDIFTITGRGTVVTGRVERGQLNVNDEVEILGIREKSTKTTVTGIEMFRKLLDYTEAGDNCGLLLRGIKREDVERGQIVAAPGAYTPHTEFEGSVYILSKDEGGRHTPFFDNYRPQFYFRTTDVTGVVKLPEGTEMVMPGDNVDMSVTLIQPVAMDEGLRFAIREGGRTVGAGRVTKIIK is encoded by the coding sequence GTGGCAAAGGCGAAGTTCGAGCGTACAAAGCCGCACGTCAACATTGGTACCATTGGTCACGTCGACCACGGTAAGACCACTCTGACCGCAGCCATCACCAAGGTTCTGGCTGACGAATACCCGGATCTCAACCAGGCTTTCGCCTTCGACTCCATCGATAAGGCACCGGAGGAGAAGGAGCGTGGCATCACGATCAACATCTCCCACGTTGAGTACCAGACTGAGAAGCGTCACTACGCTCACGTCGATGCTCCCGGCCACGCCGACTACATCAAGAACATGATCACCGGCGCTGCTCAGATGGACGGCGCTATCCTCGTGGTCGCCGCTACCGACGGCCCGATGCCGCAGACCCGTGAGCACGTTCTGCTTGCTCGCCAGGTTGGCGTTCCCTACATCCTCGTCGCTCTGAACAAGTGTGACTCCCCGGATGTCGACGAAGAGATGATCGAGCTCGTCGAGATGGAAGTTCGCGAGATGCTCGCAGAGCAGGACTTCGACGAAGAGGCTCCCATCATCCAGGTTTCCGCTCTCAAGGCTCTTGAGGGTGACCCGGAGTGGACCGCTAAGATCGTTGAGCTCATGCAGGCTTGCGACGACTCCATCCCGGATCCGGTCCGTGAGACCGACAAGCCGTTCCTGATGCCGATCGAGGACATCTTCACCATTACCGGTCGTGGCACCGTCGTTACCGGTCGTGTTGAGCGCGGCCAGCTGAACGTCAACGACGAGGTCGAGATCCTCGGTATCCGCGAGAAGTCCACCAAGACCACCGTTACCGGTATCGAGATGTTCCGCAAGCTGCTCGACTACACCGAGGCTGGCGACAACTGTGGTCTGCTGCTCCGTGGTATCAAGCGTGAGGACGTCGAGCGCGGCCAGATCGTTGCTGCTCCGGGCGCATACACCCCCCACACCGAGTTCGAGGGCTCCGTCTACATCCTGTCCAAGGATGAGGGCGGCCGCCACACCCCGTTCTTCGACAACTACCGTCCGCAGTTCTACTTCCGCACCACCGACGTTACCGGTGTTGTGAAGCTGCCTGAGGGCACCGAGATGGTTATGCCTGGCGACAACGTCGACATGTCCGTCACCCTGATCCAGCCCGTCGCTATGGACGAGGGCCTGCGCTTCGCTATCCGTGAGGGTGGCCGCACCGTGGGCGCCGGCCGTGTTACCAAGATCATCAAGTAA
- a CDS encoding lipoprotein, translating into MRRMALALGCLLVLSGCNDSASTPEQTSEPPHVVACLDAYEGASKFSDGSVGYSDYCKVFGNGPVYSSEDGDGQGDGSVAVNVEPSQH; encoded by the coding sequence ATGCGCCGCATGGCCCTCGCCCTTGGCTGCTTGCTAGTTCTTTCCGGCTGTAACGACTCAGCTAGCACCCCTGAGCAAACCTCTGAGCCCCCGCACGTCGTGGCGTGCCTAGATGCCTATGAGGGCGCTTCGAAGTTCTCCGATGGTTCGGTGGGTTATAGCGACTATTGCAAGGTCTTCGGTAATGGCCCGGTGTATTCCTCCGAGGACGGCGACGGCCAGGGCGACGGCTCGGTCGCCGTGAATGTGGAACCCTCCCAGCACTAA
- a CDS encoding DUF6286 domain-containing protein, with protein sequence MTRDSGKHRLVDDEPVIDHTQDTTPAEHDDFASSAGENESLVEFHSVDEDIAMDQHPVESDAPVEVAPVVAEEQPVIVPPATPGVPALIEGAPAPKHPAASPVARYIAIIFGLLLGALGVLAIREYWLFTEHARGQSFLKPTLEAIPDWPAEPWLLPVGIVGVMLGVFLVYIAFRPRIKTHRRLGGAVNVWLRPVDVARMCTAHAEKVPGVLRAHTTASARSVIVHIQGDNTDPTLAGRVEQTLLPLVSELQKTPNLKIKFNRKGGEEQ encoded by the coding sequence ATGACCCGCGACTCCGGTAAACACCGCCTCGTCGATGACGAGCCGGTCATCGACCACACCCAGGACACCACCCCGGCAGAACACGATGACTTTGCCTCATCTGCCGGCGAGAACGAGTCCTTGGTGGAATTCCACTCCGTCGACGAGGACATCGCAATGGATCAACACCCAGTAGAGTCCGACGCCCCCGTCGAGGTCGCCCCCGTCGTCGCCGAAGAACAACCCGTCATCGTGCCACCGGCAACCCCCGGGGTGCCGGCACTGATCGAAGGCGCACCCGCCCCCAAACACCCCGCCGCATCGCCCGTGGCACGCTACATCGCGATCATCTTCGGGCTGCTGCTCGGCGCCTTGGGTGTACTAGCTATCCGCGAGTACTGGTTGTTCACCGAACACGCACGCGGACAGTCCTTCCTCAAACCCACCCTCGAGGCGATTCCCGACTGGCCCGCCGAACCGTGGCTGCTGCCCGTCGGCATCGTCGGGGTCATGCTGGGTGTGTTCCTCGTCTACATCGCGTTCCGCCCGCGCATCAAGACCCACCGCCGCCTTGGCGGCGCCGTCAACGTGTGGCTACGCCCGGTGGATGTTGCCCGCATGTGCACCGCACACGCTGAGAAGGTTCCGGGTGTGCTCCGCGCACACACCACCGCCTCCGCCCGCAGCGTCATCGTCCACATCCAAGGCGATAACACCGACCCGACCCTGGCCGGCCGAGTAGAGCAAACCCTGCTGCCCCTGGTCTCCGAGCTGCAGAAGACCCCGAATCTGAAGATCAAGTTCAACCGAAAGGGAGGCGAAGAACAATGA
- a CDS encoding Asp23/Gls24 family envelope stress response protein: protein MTAPQTENTATGHTMISTKAVTKIVAAAVKSVPGTAQLDSAFSRSYPRIDVQVDDECDTMSADIIIAATWPSPVVTVAETVRATVDAWVREMTGIRPVRINVVVGPVEPGVAVSEQQLQAHDIHPRPRPVTVTPLEVSEVVVSRALSDVLPVTVDRKDTIRAVSRGAAPEVYSPVRAQPRQLVSTVAPKALSVRNVDVTPNRFHDKPVTVAPAAQLRRVAVFPATSHPGPVPAVVPQPLKAITAQRPEILAHPRPEPRPTIPVTIAEPVPTITPRVLPAAPLTPVGVASRPLKQVTIARRNLRRVHTPRPITPTPVTVRSKMTTLKTPRVTPRTIIIPQAPRARAAAVSKQGRTIIDHDASESRRQS from the coding sequence ATGACTGCCCCACAGACCGAAAACACAGCAACCGGCCACACCATGATTTCCACCAAGGCGGTCACCAAGATCGTTGCTGCCGCGGTGAAATCGGTGCCCGGCACCGCCCAACTCGATTCCGCTTTCTCGCGCTCCTACCCGCGCATCGATGTTCAGGTGGATGACGAGTGCGACACCATGAGCGCCGATATCATCATCGCCGCCACCTGGCCTTCCCCGGTGGTCACCGTAGCGGAAACCGTGCGCGCCACGGTGGACGCGTGGGTGCGGGAGATGACGGGCATTCGCCCCGTGCGCATCAACGTTGTGGTCGGCCCCGTCGAACCCGGCGTAGCTGTCAGTGAGCAGCAGTTGCAGGCCCACGACATCCACCCGCGTCCCCGGCCCGTGACTGTCACCCCCCTTGAGGTCAGCGAGGTTGTCGTGTCGCGGGCGTTGAGCGATGTTCTGCCCGTGACGGTGGACCGAAAAGACACTATTCGCGCTGTCAGTCGGGGTGCTGCCCCCGAGGTGTACTCCCCCGTCCGCGCCCAGCCGCGCCAACTGGTCTCCACGGTGGCGCCCAAGGCGCTGTCGGTGCGCAATGTCGATGTGACACCGAACCGCTTCCACGACAAGCCTGTCACCGTGGCCCCTGCCGCGCAGCTGCGCCGCGTGGCGGTCTTTCCCGCCACCAGCCATCCAGGGCCAGTTCCTGCGGTGGTGCCGCAACCGCTGAAGGCGATTACCGCACAGCGCCCAGAAATCCTGGCGCACCCGCGCCCGGAACCGCGGCCGACGATCCCTGTCACCATCGCAGAGCCGGTGCCCACGATCACGCCCCGCGTGCTTCCGGCCGCACCACTGACTCCGGTGGGGGTGGCCTCACGGCCACTGAAGCAGGTCACCATCGCGCGGCGTAATCTGCGGCGCGTGCACACCCCGCGACCCATCACCCCCACCCCGGTGACGGTGCGTTCGAAGATGACCACGCTGAAAACTCCCCGAGTTACCCCGCGCACGATCATCATTCCGCAAGCCCCGCGGGCTCGAGCCGCAGCCGTATCGAAGCAGGGGCGCACCATCATTGACCACGACGCATCAGAATCGAGGAGGCAGTCATGA
- a CDS encoding DUF2273 domain-containing protein: MNTTNTTLGVLAGSILAFATLMFGLYGFIVVVLFAAIGGVIGAHFDGRLDLGQVLSNLGRSGRG, from the coding sequence ATGAATACCACGAACACCACCCTTGGCGTGCTTGCTGGAAGCATCCTCGCTTTCGCGACCTTGATGTTCGGCCTGTACGGCTTTATTGTTGTTGTCCTTTTCGCCGCGATCGGTGGTGTCATTGGGGCTCACTTCGATGGCCGCCTTGACCTCGGTCAGGTCTTGAGCAACCTGGGCCGCAGCGGTAGGGGCTAG